From a region of the Rhodococcus sp. 4CII genome:
- a CDS encoding magnesium transporter CorA family protein, with translation MDVRFISDEGVRSYPASDLRMLLDRPGGVVWVDVPTWDDQAEDAMTTIFGCHPLAVRDSRDRNQVPKVHRYENHFFVVLHAPQSGAQGHVHYVELDQFIGSRYLVTVHGPVNPAIDPSTAMVEVNAVLGRLESGKLRPGTGFELSFAVLAALTARMRAYTADLTKDVWKLEQQVTGGHLGNPETFLDEMFRVRHGLLTVGTMASLSREVYGRMVTIEAFGAGKGQDLLLDAVDQFQHLTVMATGQKDYLQGTIEFYQARTNTKMTIAAERLAVIAAVTLPITALSSILGMNVIVNDRTLWPWVAAIILVMLAMSGALLVWAKRKGWF, from the coding sequence ATGGACGTCCGCTTCATCTCCGACGAGGGTGTGCGTTCGTATCCGGCGTCGGATCTGAGGATGCTGCTCGATCGACCCGGCGGAGTCGTCTGGGTGGATGTCCCCACCTGGGACGACCAGGCCGAAGACGCGATGACCACCATATTCGGGTGTCATCCACTCGCCGTGCGGGATTCGAGGGACCGCAATCAGGTACCCAAGGTGCACCGGTACGAAAATCACTTCTTCGTGGTACTGCATGCACCGCAGTCGGGGGCGCAGGGGCATGTGCATTACGTCGAGCTGGACCAGTTCATCGGAAGCAGGTATCTGGTGACGGTGCACGGTCCGGTGAATCCGGCGATCGACCCGTCCACGGCGATGGTCGAGGTGAATGCGGTGCTGGGCCGGCTGGAATCGGGCAAGTTACGACCCGGCACCGGATTCGAATTGTCGTTCGCAGTGCTCGCCGCGTTGACGGCGCGGATGCGCGCTTACACTGCAGACCTGACCAAGGACGTCTGGAAGCTCGAGCAGCAGGTCACCGGCGGGCACCTCGGCAACCCGGAAACCTTTCTCGACGAGATGTTCCGAGTCCGACACGGTCTGCTCACGGTCGGCACGATGGCGTCGCTGAGCCGCGAGGTGTATGGCCGGATGGTGACCATCGAGGCGTTCGGCGCCGGGAAGGGGCAGGATCTCCTCCTCGACGCAGTGGATCAGTTCCAGCATCTGACCGTGATGGCCACCGGTCAAAAGGACTACCTCCAGGGCACGATCGAGTTCTACCAGGCGCGCACGAACACCAAGATGACGATCGCTGCGGAGCGGCTCGCCGTTATCGCGGCCGTCACTCTGCCGATCACGGCCCTGTCGTCGATCCTCGGCATGAACGTCATCGTCAACGACCGGACGCTGTGGCCATGGGTGGCCGCGATCATCCTCGTGATGCTCGCGATGTCCGGTGCACTTCTCGTGTGGGCCAAACGCAAAGGCTGGTTCTGA
- a CDS encoding DUF4235 domain-containing protein, which yields MTAVSKAMYTPLALAASVGGGIMASAVFGQLWKRIAGESEAPDPKDLSRSTREVLVAAAVQGIVFGLVRAAIDRAGARGYRTLAHSDPR from the coding sequence ATGACTGCCGTGTCGAAGGCGATGTACACACCGTTGGCACTCGCTGCCAGTGTCGGCGGCGGGATCATGGCGAGTGCGGTGTTCGGTCAGCTGTGGAAGCGCATCGCGGGCGAATCCGAGGCCCCCGACCCGAAGGACCTCTCCCGGAGTACGCGCGAGGTGCTGGTCGCAGCCGCAGTGCAGGGCATCGTGTTCGGGCTGGTCAGGGCGGCGATCGACCGGGCCGGGGCACGGGGGTACCGCACACTGGCCCATTCCGACCCTCGTTAG
- a CDS encoding GAF and ANTAR domain-containing protein, producing MPSDSPSAVFAKLAEMVYSGDDFAQVYQAICDAAATLVPGCTHASLMLKQNDQYLTVGASDSVAAQVDALERAEQEGPCLDAIEKEAPQVEADLARSTQWPRLAQRAIAETPVRGAAGFRLLIKGRKVGALNLFSDTPGIFTDESIDQAILITAFAAVTLTALHEHQEAQTLREGLASNREIGKAIGLLMAFHDIPEDRAFDLLRKTSQDMNIKLTRVAREIIAHHNSKFD from the coding sequence ATGCCAAGCGATTCTCCCAGCGCCGTTTTCGCGAAGCTGGCCGAGATGGTCTACAGCGGCGACGACTTCGCGCAGGTGTATCAGGCGATCTGTGATGCCGCTGCGACCCTGGTTCCCGGGTGTACCCACGCCAGCCTCATGTTGAAACAGAACGACCAGTACCTCACGGTGGGGGCGAGCGACAGTGTTGCCGCCCAGGTAGACGCGCTCGAGCGCGCCGAGCAGGAAGGGCCCTGCCTCGACGCGATCGAGAAGGAAGCCCCTCAGGTGGAAGCAGACCTCGCTCGATCGACGCAGTGGCCGCGCCTCGCACAGCGCGCGATCGCCGAGACGCCCGTCCGTGGCGCCGCGGGCTTTCGGCTCCTGATCAAGGGTCGCAAGGTCGGCGCTCTCAATCTGTTCTCGGACACTCCGGGAATATTCACCGACGAATCCATCGACCAGGCGATTCTGATCACTGCGTTCGCGGCGGTCACGCTGACCGCGCTCCACGAACATCAGGAGGCCCAGACCCTGCGCGAGGGCCTGGCCAGCAACCGTGAAATCGGGAAAGCGATCGGCCTGCTGATGGCCTTTCACGACATCCCCGAGGACCGCGCCTTCGACCTGTTGCGCAAAACGTCGCAGGACATGAACATCAAGCTCACCCGCGTCGCCCGCGAGATCATCGCGCACCACAATTCGAAGTTCGACTGA
- a CDS encoding SDR family oxidoreductase, with protein sequence MNGTRTALITGGSAGLGRASALALAERGWEVIVTGRRVEPLERVAARARTLTALPGDVTDPRHRRRIAAEIAARGGLDLLLNNASALGPSPMPALARYPEDALAQVFATDVLAPLALIAALIDHVRAVSGTVVDISSDAAVEAYAGWGGYGAAKAALDHATAVLAVEEPDLAVYAFDPGDMRTAMHQAAFPGEDISDRPEPETVVPALLRLLDTRPPSGRYRASDFAVTSNTGVRS encoded by the coding sequence ATGAACGGCACCAGGACGGCGCTGATCACGGGGGGATCGGCGGGATTGGGACGGGCGAGTGCGCTCGCCCTCGCGGAGCGCGGCTGGGAGGTGATCGTCACCGGACGGCGGGTCGAACCCCTCGAGCGGGTCGCTGCGCGGGCGCGCACCCTCACCGCGCTCCCGGGGGATGTGACCGATCCGCGGCACCGCCGCCGGATCGCCGCGGAGATCGCTGCGCGCGGGGGACTGGACCTGCTCCTCAACAACGCCAGCGCGCTCGGCCCCAGCCCCATGCCGGCCCTCGCCCGGTATCCAGAGGACGCATTGGCGCAGGTCTTCGCGACGGACGTGCTCGCCCCGCTGGCCTTGATCGCCGCGCTGATCGACCATGTGCGCGCGGTGAGCGGGACGGTGGTCGACATCTCCTCGGATGCCGCGGTCGAGGCCTACGCGGGCTGGGGCGGATACGGGGCGGCGAAGGCGGCGCTAGACCACGCCACCGCGGTGCTGGCGGTCGAGGAACCCGATCTCGCCGTGTACGCGTTCGATCCCGGCGACATGCGCACCGCAATGCACCAGGCGGCGTTCCCGGGTGAGGACATCTCGGATCGGCCCGAGCCGGAGACGGTGGTTCCGGCGCTGCTGCGACTGCTCGACACGCGTCCACCCAGCGGCCGGTACCGTGCATCGGACTTCGCGGTCACCTCGAACACGGGAGTACGGTCGTGA
- a CDS encoding SRPBCC family protein: protein MWSVLANGWLYPSWVVGASRMRAVSADWPAVGSHLHHSVGAWPALIDDSTEVLFAEENRELRLLAQVFPAKAIVRLRLEPHDTGCHLAMSEGAATAPLKWVPQTAQDLAVLPRNLECLRRLSFLAEHKTKP, encoded by the coding sequence GTGTGGTCCGTACTGGCCAATGGGTGGCTGTACCCGTCCTGGGTGGTCGGGGCGTCGCGCATGCGCGCCGTCTCCGCCGACTGGCCCGCAGTCGGAAGTCACCTGCATCACTCGGTCGGTGCCTGGCCCGCCCTGATCGACGACTCCACCGAGGTTCTCTTCGCCGAGGAGAATCGCGAGTTACGGCTGCTCGCGCAAGTGTTCCCGGCGAAGGCGATCGTGCGCCTGCGATTGGAGCCCCATGACACCGGTTGCCACCTCGCGATGTCCGAGGGCGCGGCCACCGCTCCGCTGAAATGGGTTCCGCAGACGGCACAGGACCTGGCCGTTCTCCCACGAAATCTGGAATGCCTACGCAGGCTGTCCTTTCTCGCCGAGCACAAGACGAAACCCTGA
- a CDS encoding bifunctional 2-polyprenyl-6-hydroxyphenol methylase/3-demethylubiquinol 3-O-methyltransferase UbiG — protein sequence MSARTPSERTPSQWEEITAADPAHSMWYVERFRAMEAQGQDIVGEARLVDAMLGRSGRVLDAGCGLGRLGGYLHDAGHVVVGVDVDPVLVAVAEEDHPGPTWLVGDLAELDLTALGVAADFDLILCAGNVMTFLAPSTRESVLAGFAAHLAPTGRVIIGFGADRGYEFPRFLADAQANGLAVDLLLSTWDLRPFTENSDFLVAVFSRAD from the coding sequence ATGAGTGCACGTACCCCGAGTGAGCGCACCCCCAGTCAGTGGGAGGAGATCACCGCGGCCGATCCGGCACATTCGATGTGGTATGTCGAGCGGTTCCGCGCGATGGAAGCGCAGGGGCAGGACATCGTCGGCGAGGCGCGACTGGTGGATGCGATGCTCGGCCGGAGTGGTCGCGTTCTCGACGCAGGCTGCGGACTGGGGCGGCTGGGCGGCTACCTGCACGACGCCGGACACGTCGTGGTGGGTGTCGACGTCGATCCTGTGCTCGTCGCGGTGGCGGAGGAAGACCACCCCGGTCCGACGTGGCTGGTGGGTGATCTCGCCGAACTCGATCTGACGGCCCTCGGGGTCGCAGCCGATTTCGACCTGATTCTGTGTGCGGGCAACGTGATGACCTTCCTGGCGCCGTCGACACGGGAGTCGGTGCTCGCCGGATTCGCGGCTCACCTCGCCCCGACCGGCCGAGTGATCATCGGGTTCGGCGCCGACCGGGGCTACGAGTTCCCGCGGTTCCTCGCGGACGCCCAGGCCAACGGTCTCGCGGTGGATCTGCTGCTCTCGACGTGGGATCTGCGTCCGTTCACCGAGAACTCCGACTTTCTGGTGGCGGTGTTCTCTCGCGCGGACTGA
- a CDS encoding STAS domain-containing protein, which yields MVVEVAEDVDATVGRITGDIDVLAAPSFALALAQLTHGSSSSRVVVDMTTVDFVGTSGLSVLSQFAETARQQHITWALAGGRAVLRPLEATGLAAMISTCSTVSAALDKVDRTAHS from the coding sequence ATGGTGGTCGAAGTCGCGGAGGACGTCGACGCCACGGTGGGGCGCATCACCGGAGACATCGACGTGCTGGCCGCGCCCTCCTTCGCACTCGCCCTCGCGCAGCTCACGCACGGCAGCTCGTCCTCGCGCGTCGTCGTGGACATGACCACCGTCGACTTCGTTGGAACGTCAGGATTGTCGGTACTGTCACAGTTTGCGGAAACCGCTCGGCAACAACATATTACGTGGGCGCTCGCGGGTGGCCGAGCGGTACTCCGACCACTCGAAGCAACCGGACTCGCCGCGATGATCTCGACCTGCAGCACGGTGAGCGCCGCGCTCGACAAGGTGGACAGGACCGCGCACTCCTGA
- a CDS encoding S-adenosylmethionine:tRNA ribosyltransferase-isomerase — translation MTRARTGSGSNLRFVLPRRLEASGPPESRGLRRDTVRLLVSDRGRLEHSTFHDLPRFLRPGDVVVVNTSATLAAAVDGHVDGMGPVVVHFSTELGDGGWAVEVRAPGPVAGALDSVGAGTRIVLPLGAVATLVEPWPQGSTRLWRVAVDGVADVPTELLAVSGRPITYAYVPEHWPLADYQTIFGRTGGSAEMASAGRPFTNSIVTELATAGIVVAPILLHTGVSSPERGEPPIPERYEVPEATATLINHRRADGGRVIAVGTTVTRALETQATSDGAVAPGAGWTDLVLSARRPARVVDGLITGWHAPGASHLMLLESVVGAAAVRHTYDEALAGGYLWHEFGDSALLLRR, via the coding sequence GTGACCCGCGCCCGTACCGGGTCCGGGTCAAACCTCCGGTTCGTCCTTCCGCGGCGGCTGGAGGCGAGCGGGCCACCGGAGAGTCGAGGACTGCGGCGGGACACGGTCCGGCTGCTGGTATCCGATCGAGGTAGGTTGGAACACAGCACATTTCATGACCTGCCGCGCTTCCTCCGACCGGGCGACGTGGTGGTGGTGAACACGTCGGCGACGTTGGCGGCGGCAGTCGACGGGCACGTCGACGGGATGGGCCCGGTTGTCGTGCACTTCTCCACGGAACTCGGTGACGGTGGCTGGGCGGTGGAGGTGCGGGCGCCGGGACCGGTGGCCGGTGCTCTCGACTCGGTCGGGGCGGGAACGCGAATTGTTCTGCCGCTCGGTGCTGTTGCGACGCTCGTCGAACCGTGGCCACAGGGCTCGACCCGGCTGTGGCGGGTGGCGGTCGACGGCGTCGCGGACGTGCCGACGGAATTGCTCGCCGTCTCGGGCCGTCCGATCACCTACGCATACGTCCCCGAACACTGGCCACTGGCGGATTACCAGACAATTTTCGGTCGCACCGGCGGCAGCGCCGAAATGGCCAGTGCTGGGCGGCCTTTCACGAACAGTATTGTCACCGAACTCGCGACGGCGGGGATCGTGGTGGCGCCGATCCTGCTCCACACCGGCGTCTCCTCACCGGAACGGGGGGAGCCACCGATCCCGGAACGGTACGAGGTGCCAGAGGCGACGGCGACGCTGATCAACCACCGCCGCGCCGACGGCGGCCGCGTCATCGCGGTCGGCACCACCGTGACCAGGGCGCTCGAGACCCAGGCCACCTCGGACGGGGCGGTCGCGCCGGGCGCCGGTTGGACGGACCTGGTACTCAGCGCTCGGCGGCCGGCGCGGGTGGTGGACGGTCTGATCACGGGCTGGCACGCCCCGGGTGCGTCGCATCTGATGCTGCTCGAGTCGGTGGTGGGGGCCGCGGCCGTTCGCCACACCTACGACGAGGCGCTCGCCGGCGGATACCTGTGGCACGAGTTCGGAGACAGCGCACTCCTGCTGCGGCGGTGA
- a CDS encoding NAD(P)/FAD-dependent oxidoreductase has translation MTVHTVDAVVIGSGPNGLAAAATLAEAGWDVVLLEQQPEPGGAVRSAELFPGFRTDLFSAFYPLAAVSPAIRHLDLEGVGLRWSKAPAAVGHPRSPDDDDAPLIREDPADTAADLERRQPGDGQAWLRLFEQWKDIKEPFLGTLFSPFPPVRGPRRLLSQLGTADALRLVRFLMLPARRMTHELFDGEAARVLLLGNAMHADTPVDSPGSGVMGYLLTMLAQDDGYVVPVGGSGALSAAMAERARRNGAEIRCGQEVTSIHVTGGAAREVRTAGGDRYVVRRAVLADVAAPALYGRLLESSVVPAGVRADLERFEWDTPVVKVNYALDRKIPWRSRSLESAGTVHLGADDNGLVRWMADLTTGVVPTHPFLLFGQMTTSDPSRSPEGTESAWAYTHLPRGITDNESAELLAHRVDAMLESHAPGFEDRVVGRNVQRPGDLEASNANLHGGAVNGGTAQLYQQLVFRPTPGSSGPDTSIDRLYLASSATHPGGGVHGMCGFNAAHAALADHGRWGWARRKVRGRILDLVVTPRKSHGP, from the coding sequence GTGACAGTGCACACGGTGGACGCCGTCGTCATCGGGTCCGGACCCAACGGTCTGGCCGCCGCGGCCACTCTGGCAGAGGCCGGCTGGGATGTGGTCCTCCTCGAGCAACAACCGGAACCGGGTGGCGCGGTCCGCTCCGCCGAACTGTTTCCGGGTTTTCGCACCGACCTGTTCAGCGCGTTCTACCCGCTGGCTGCGGTGTCTCCGGCGATCCGCCATCTCGACCTCGAGGGCGTGGGCCTGCGGTGGAGCAAGGCGCCGGCAGCGGTCGGGCACCCCAGGAGCCCGGACGACGACGACGCCCCGCTGATCCGCGAGGATCCGGCCGACACGGCGGCCGACCTCGAACGCAGGCAACCGGGTGACGGACAGGCGTGGCTCCGGCTCTTCGAACAATGGAAGGACATCAAGGAACCGTTCCTCGGTACCCTCTTCAGCCCGTTTCCCCCGGTGCGCGGTCCTCGACGGCTGCTGTCTCAGCTCGGCACCGCCGACGCCCTCCGGCTCGTCCGATTCCTGATGCTGCCCGCACGTCGGATGACCCACGAGTTGTTCGACGGAGAAGCGGCACGAGTCCTGTTGCTGGGCAATGCAATGCACGCCGACACTCCCGTCGATTCGCCGGGTAGTGGGGTCATGGGGTATCTGCTGACCATGCTCGCTCAGGACGATGGCTATGTGGTGCCGGTCGGCGGGTCGGGCGCCCTTTCGGCGGCAATGGCGGAACGGGCGCGACGGAACGGTGCCGAGATCCGCTGCGGCCAGGAAGTGACGTCGATACATGTGACCGGGGGAGCGGCCCGCGAGGTACGGACAGCCGGCGGCGACCGATATGTGGTCAGGCGCGCCGTTCTGGCGGATGTGGCGGCGCCGGCACTGTACGGGCGGTTGCTGGAATCCTCCGTGGTCCCGGCGGGTGTGCGAGCCGACCTCGAAAGGTTCGAATGGGACACCCCGGTCGTGAAGGTGAACTACGCGCTCGACCGCAAGATTCCGTGGCGGTCGCGCAGTCTCGAATCGGCCGGGACCGTGCATCTGGGTGCCGACGACAACGGACTGGTCCGGTGGATGGCCGATCTCACCACGGGTGTCGTCCCCACCCATCCCTTTCTGCTGTTCGGCCAGATGACGACATCGGACCCCAGTCGCTCGCCGGAAGGAACCGAAAGCGCCTGGGCCTATACGCATCTCCCGCGAGGAATCACCGACAACGAGTCGGCGGAACTGCTGGCGCACCGCGTCGACGCAATGCTCGAATCGCACGCGCCGGGGTTCGAGGACCGGGTGGTCGGACGCAACGTCCAGCGACCGGGCGACCTCGAGGCCAGCAACGCGAACCTGCACGGCGGTGCAGTCAACGGTGGCACCGCCCAGCTCTACCAGCAGCTCGTCTTCCGTCCGACTCCGGGTTCGTCGGGGCCGGACACGTCGATCGACCGGTTGTACCTGGCCAGTTCGGCGACTCACCCGGGCGGCGGAGTTCATGGTATGTGTGGCTTCAACGCGGCCCACGCAGCGCTTGCCGATCACGGACGATGGGGGTGGGCGCGCCGGAAAGTTCGTGGTCGCATCCTCGATCTCGTCGTTACGCCCCGAAAGTCGCACGGCCCCTAG
- the phoU gene encoding phosphate signaling complex protein PhoU: protein MRTHFAENLDSLAGDLAGMCRLAVTAMSEASDALLQADLGLAEHVIDVSGDLDDAAAHWEKRAFALLALQAPVAHDLRFMVGGLHISADLHRMGGLAVHIAKIARRRHPDHVVPDEVLDVFTQMGAVAVAQAQETEQVLQHRDPERARALLTADEAMDELHRSLFLITQGGDWPHGVQSAVDITLLGRFYERFCDHTVEIGRRVVFLETGSLPEQ from the coding sequence ATGCGTACTCATTTCGCGGAAAACCTCGACAGCCTCGCCGGCGATCTCGCGGGCATGTGCAGGTTGGCCGTCACCGCGATGTCGGAGGCGAGCGACGCCCTGCTCCAGGCAGACCTCGGGCTCGCCGAACACGTGATCGACGTGAGCGGCGACCTCGACGATGCCGCCGCACATTGGGAGAAGCGCGCATTCGCCCTGCTGGCGCTGCAGGCCCCGGTGGCGCACGATTTGCGTTTCATGGTCGGAGGTCTGCACATTTCCGCAGACCTGCACCGCATGGGCGGTCTCGCAGTCCATATCGCGAAGATCGCCCGGCGACGGCACCCCGACCATGTGGTGCCCGACGAGGTTCTCGACGTGTTCACCCAGATGGGAGCGGTCGCCGTCGCGCAAGCCCAGGAGACCGAGCAGGTGCTGCAGCACCGCGATCCCGAACGGGCACGCGCTCTGCTGACCGCGGACGAGGCGATGGACGAACTCCATCGCAGCCTGTTCTTGATCACCCAGGGAGGCGACTGGCCGCACGGCGTGCAATCGGCGGTGGACATCACACTGCTCGGCCGCTTCTACGAGCGGTTCTGCGACCACACCGTGGAGATCGGCAGGCGCGTCGTCTTCCTCGAGACGGGCAGCCTGCCCGAGCAGTGA
- a CDS encoding DUF6194 family protein yields MTIDDIIDFVAGLGGVLTLRPAPGDGSPEISWGDTFFYYSPERVVPTTTQPFATIVTKNYPGDESSRLDRAGAFRVNVHAGKDAFIEATGHAPREQEPSGVDAGAPDTVIAHPVYGSAAWLAVIDPGARTDAVVRELLCGAHALARSRYERRQVNTP; encoded by the coding sequence ATGACCATAGACGACATCATCGACTTCGTGGCAGGTCTGGGCGGCGTCCTGACTCTGCGCCCCGCGCCCGGCGACGGTTCCCCGGAGATCAGCTGGGGCGACACCTTCTTCTACTATTCGCCGGAACGCGTCGTGCCGACGACGACTCAGCCGTTCGCCACGATCGTCACCAAGAACTACCCCGGTGACGAAAGCTCGCGGCTGGACCGCGCGGGCGCCTTCCGGGTCAACGTCCACGCCGGGAAGGACGCGTTCATCGAGGCGACCGGGCACGCACCGCGAGAGCAGGAACCGTCGGGCGTCGACGCCGGCGCGCCCGACACCGTCATCGCCCACCCCGTCTACGGCTCCGCGGCCTGGCTCGCCGTGATCGACCCCGGCGCGCGCACCGACGCGGTCGTTCGCGAGTTGCTGTGCGGGGCCCATGCCCTGGCGCGCTCACGCTACGAGCGGCGACAGGTGAACACACCGTGA
- a CDS encoding MerR family transcriptional regulator → MHSLQSQNLRTVDVARRAGCSVQHVRDLERDGVLPPATRTAAGYRIYAEVHLQSALAYRELAVGAGPVDAKRIVRSAHTCPATTVALLDAVHARFHAERTELALAQAAAAAISTEPVDDVRASDSMGVAELAAALGVRPSTLRHWDSEGLVVPDRDGPTGTRRYSPTHVRDARIVHQLRRAGYRIAPLRAVMTQVRHTPGSQDVAAALAARDEAITARSRALLAATPALAALLALRPVSPRERTPPPESRSSR, encoded by the coding sequence GTGCACAGTCTCCAATCGCAGAATTTGCGAACCGTGGACGTCGCGCGGCGTGCCGGATGCTCGGTGCAGCACGTGCGCGACCTCGAACGCGACGGTGTGCTGCCGCCCGCCACGCGCACAGCCGCCGGGTACCGAATCTACGCGGAGGTGCACCTGCAGTCCGCGCTGGCGTATCGCGAACTCGCCGTCGGAGCCGGTCCGGTCGACGCCAAACGGATCGTGCGCAGCGCTCACACGTGCCCGGCGACCACGGTCGCGCTCCTCGACGCCGTTCACGCCCGATTCCATGCCGAGCGAACCGAACTCGCTCTCGCCCAAGCGGCTGCCGCCGCGATCTCCACCGAGCCGGTCGACGACGTGCGGGCGTCGGACTCGATGGGCGTGGCCGAACTCGCGGCCGCACTCGGCGTACGGCCCTCCACGTTGCGGCACTGGGACAGCGAGGGACTCGTCGTCCCCGATCGGGACGGTCCGACGGGAACCCGCCGATACTCGCCCACCCACGTTCGCGACGCCCGGATCGTCCACCAGCTCCGCAGGGCCGGCTACCGCATCGCACCTCTGCGCGCCGTCATGACGCAGGTGCGGCATACACCCGGATCACAGGATGTCGCCGCCGCGCTCGCTGCCCGCGACGAGGCCATCACTGCCCGCTCCCGAGCGCTCCTCGCCGCAACCCCGGCCCTCGCCGCGCTTCTCGCGCTCCGCCCGGTCAGTCCGCGCGAGAGAACACCGCCACCAGAAAGTCGGAGTTCTCGGTGA
- a CDS encoding NYN domain-containing protein, translating into MTDERALIVVDAANVVGSRPNGWWRDRVGAARRLLTQLNTWEQRTHGQADVVVVLEGAANAAVGDREGPDVGDVRVVRAEGSGDDSIVDVVASAVDEDGDRPITVVTADRGLRDRVAALGAHTVGPRWLLDRIES; encoded by the coding sequence GTGACGGACGAGAGGGCGTTGATCGTGGTGGATGCGGCGAACGTGGTCGGCTCGCGGCCGAACGGGTGGTGGCGCGATCGTGTCGGCGCGGCCCGCCGGCTGCTCACTCAGCTGAACACGTGGGAACAACGTACGCACGGCCAGGCGGACGTGGTGGTCGTGCTCGAGGGCGCAGCGAACGCCGCGGTCGGTGACCGGGAAGGTCCGGACGTCGGAGACGTGCGAGTGGTGCGCGCGGAAGGCTCGGGTGACGACTCGATCGTCGATGTCGTCGCGTCAGCGGTCGACGAGGACGGCGACCGGCCGATCACCGTCGTCACGGCAGACCGCGGACTTCGTGACCGGGTCGCGGCGCTCGGGGCACACACCGTCGGCCCGCGCTGGCTCCTGGATCGCATCGAGTCCTAG
- a CDS encoding NAD(P)/FAD-dependent oxidoreductase — translation MTYEAAGQSTRIVVVGSGFAGFECARALSRRLRGTDAHITMISPHDYMLYTPLLPEVAGGILDARFVTVALTEALPHVELVKGRVDSVDFGSRSVHVTDCEQGVENVSWDRVVLTPGSVTRLFDIPGLAEHARGLKTPAEALFFRDQLLTQLELAERDTDPLVARARRTVVVVGASYAGTELTAQLRALADEAASRRGLDPSEVRFLLLDAADRVMPEVGEKLGGKVLEVLRSRGVDVRLETTLTELGPEHVTLDDGTVVPTRTVAWVTGVTAGPLVDTLGLPTEKGRLTVRPDLSVEGHPDVFAGGDAAAVPDLRNSGSITPPTAQHAVRQGRVLARNVAASLGIGDAKPYSHRDMGLVVDLGPGFAVANPLNIALSGFLAKVVTRAYHLYAMPNAANRWAVALAYLTDLLFPRPLVSIGLVTDEESRFAASERVGAQT, via the coding sequence ATGACCTACGAAGCAGCTGGACAGTCGACACGCATCGTCGTGGTGGGAAGTGGCTTCGCCGGATTCGAGTGCGCACGCGCCCTGAGTCGCCGCCTCCGGGGCACCGACGCCCACATCACCATGATCTCCCCGCACGACTACATGCTCTACACACCGCTGCTGCCCGAAGTGGCGGGCGGAATCCTGGACGCACGGTTCGTCACCGTTGCCCTGACCGAGGCGCTGCCGCACGTCGAACTGGTGAAGGGTCGCGTCGATTCCGTCGATTTCGGCTCCCGGTCCGTGCACGTCACCGATTGCGAACAGGGTGTCGAGAACGTGTCCTGGGACAGGGTGGTGCTCACCCCGGGTTCGGTGACTCGCCTGTTCGACATCCCCGGACTCGCGGAGCACGCGCGGGGCTTGAAGACACCGGCCGAGGCACTCTTCTTCCGTGACCAGCTCCTCACCCAGCTCGAGCTTGCCGAGCGGGACACCGACCCCCTGGTCGCCCGGGCCCGCCGGACGGTCGTCGTGGTGGGCGCGTCCTACGCCGGCACGGAACTCACTGCGCAACTGCGTGCCCTCGCGGACGAGGCCGCCTCACGGCGCGGCCTGGACCCCTCCGAGGTCCGCTTCCTCCTGCTCGATGCCGCCGACCGGGTCATGCCCGAGGTGGGGGAGAAGCTGGGCGGCAAGGTGCTGGAGGTGTTGCGTTCGCGCGGCGTCGACGTACGGCTGGAAACCACGCTGACCGAACTCGGCCCCGAACACGTCACGCTCGACGACGGCACAGTCGTTCCCACCCGCACAGTCGCCTGGGTGACGGGAGTGACCGCCGGCCCGCTCGTCGACACCCTCGGGTTGCCCACCGAGAAGGGGAGGCTCACGGTGCGCCCCGACCTCTCGGTGGAGGGGCATCCCGACGTCTTCGCGGGCGGCGACGCGGCGGCCGTCCCCGATCTGAGGAACAGCGGCTCGATCACCCCGCCGACCGCGCAGCATGCGGTCCGGCAGGGCCGTGTCCTGGCCCGCAACGTCGCCGCGAGCCTGGGAATCGGGGACGCGAAGCCCTATTCGCACCGCGACATGGGTCTCGTCGTGGACCTGGGCCCGGGATTCGCGGTCGCGAATCCGCTGAACATCGCGCTGTCGGGGTTTCTCGCGAAGGTCGTCACCCGGGCGTACCACCTCTATGCCATGCCGAACGCCGCCAACCGCTGGGCGGTGGCGCTCGCCTACCTCACCGATCTTCTCTTCCCCCGCCCACTCGTGTCGATCGGGCTGGTCACCGACGAGGAATCGCGATTCGCCGCAAGTGAGAGAGTCGGGGCGCAGACCTGA